A single window of Pseudarthrobacter psychrotolerans DNA harbors:
- the purQ gene encoding phosphoribosylformylglycinamidine synthase subunit PurQ: MTELPLIGEAIAVAAVPRLAGARIGVVTFPGTLDDRDAARAVRLAGGTAVPLWHADTTLGDVDAVVIPGGFSYGDYLRAGAIARFAPLMSKIIDAANSDAKLPVLGICNGFQILTESHLLPGSMIKNDHLKFMCRDQVLRVENSNTAWTLDYEAGQEITVPLKNQDGQYIADEKVLDALEAEGRVVFRYVGFNPNGSRRDIAGISNAAGNVVGLMPHPEHAVEVGFGPETGLPGGAGFGGSDTDGLGFFTSVLNKIVGGNK, translated from the coding sequence ATGACTGAACTTCCCTTGATCGGCGAGGCGATCGCCGTCGCCGCCGTGCCCCGGCTCGCAGGTGCCCGGATCGGCGTTGTCACCTTCCCAGGCACCCTTGACGACCGAGACGCCGCCCGTGCAGTCCGGCTCGCCGGCGGCACCGCAGTGCCGCTCTGGCACGCAGACACCACCCTTGGTGACGTGGACGCCGTCGTGATCCCCGGCGGTTTCTCCTACGGCGACTACCTCCGCGCCGGCGCCATTGCCCGCTTCGCCCCGTTGATGTCCAAAATCATCGACGCCGCCAACTCCGATGCCAAGCTGCCCGTGCTGGGCATCTGCAACGGCTTCCAGATCCTGACCGAGTCGCACCTGTTGCCCGGCTCCATGATCAAGAACGACCACCTGAAGTTCATGTGCCGCGACCAGGTCCTGCGGGTGGAAAACAGCAACACCGCCTGGACCCTGGACTACGAGGCCGGCCAGGAAATCACCGTGCCTCTGAAGAACCAGGACGGCCAGTACATCGCCGACGAAAAAGTCCTGGACGCCCTCGAGGCTGAGGGCCGCGTGGTGTTCCGTTACGTGGGCTTCAACCCCAACGGTTCGCGGCGCGACATTGCCGGCATCTCCAACGCCGCCGGCAATGTGGTGGGCCTTATGCCCCACCCCGAGCACGCGGTGGAAGTTGGCTTCGGCCCCGAAACCGGCCTGCCCGGCGGCGCCGGATTCGGCGGGTCCGATACCGACGGCCTGGGTTTCTTCACCTCCGTACTGAACAAGATTGTGGGAGGCAACAAATGA
- the purS gene encoding phosphoribosylformylglycinamidine synthase subunit PurS codes for MPRIVVDVMPKPEILDPQGKAIVGALPRLGFTSFSSVRQGKRFELTVDGEVTDAILAQAREAAETLLSNPVIEDVVNVEVVEA; via the coding sequence ATGCCCCGGATCGTTGTTGACGTCATGCCCAAGCCCGAGATTCTGGACCCGCAGGGGAAGGCCATCGTGGGTGCACTCCCCCGCCTGGGCTTCACCAGCTTTAGCTCTGTCCGACAGGGCAAGCGCTTTGAACTCACGGTTGACGGCGAGGTGACCGACGCAATCCTGGCCCAGGCCCGCGAAGCCGCCGAGACCCTGCTGTCCAACCCCGTGATCGAAGACGTCGTCAACGTCGAGGTCGTCGAGGCCTGA
- a CDS encoding substrate-binding domain-containing protein, with the protein MTSPLGVPTVRGGEEAALEWLAHQTSAVIAYNDQMAMGFIRALQKRGISVPEDVSVVGFDNSYGAGLVTPALTTVEAPLYALGSTAVSNLLAFARGAHSQSGQPVVLPTRLIVRGSTSAPARLPAFT; encoded by the coding sequence GTGACTTCTCCGCTGGGGGTACCAACCGTCCGGGGCGGCGAGGAAGCTGCCCTGGAGTGGCTGGCCCACCAAACCTCAGCCGTTATCGCTTACAACGACCAGATGGCCATGGGGTTCATCCGGGCCCTCCAAAAGCGCGGCATTAGCGTCCCTGAAGACGTCAGTGTGGTGGGCTTTGACAACAGCTACGGGGCTGGCCTCGTCACCCCTGCGCTGACCACGGTGGAAGCCCCGCTCTACGCACTCGGATCCACGGCGGTCAGCAACCTGCTGGCATTTGCCCGTGGCGCACACTCGCAGTCGGGCCAGCCCGTGGTCCTGCCAACGCGCCTGATAGTACGGGGATCAACGTCGGCTCCGGCCCGCCTTCCGGCCTTCACCTGA
- a CDS encoding S8 family serine peptidase, with protein sequence MERAPAGREPPEGGGFGRGLAAAPDLAGDEPATAAPAGQNTAIAAKNTAATEFKDGRYVVVLTAEAAAAYEGETPGLAATKPQNGRKLDAGSPNYMAYDAHLRTTQRDVAAGQGVTPSKQFTAALNGFTAELTAGQATELSKDARVLAVAPDVENAPGHTTTDFLELTGPQGAWATQFGGEANAGKGVVVGVIDSGYAPDNPFLQGERVQPLSGQAQEGVPYRTPEGRIAMLKADGTTFQGECQVGVGTGAAFDGSLCNSKVISARYFADSFLQYVAPEHRAPQELISPVDVGSHGTHTASTAAGNANIEQVLDGVSFGKSSGVAPAAKVAVYKICWEDDSPATGGCYSSAAVEAIDAAVKDGVDVLNYSISGNTDSTTDPVALAFLNAAAGGVFVSVSAGNSGPTASTVNHASPWLTTVAASTFPSDLLGTVEVSDGTLYRGASIMKTELTDKPVIVAAEAAAAGVANASLCGPGSLDPAKVAGKVVVCDRGVVDRTAKSQEVQAKGGVGMVLVNLTDSSEDADNHVLPTVHVNAPKSLELKSKLAANTALTVSLRKGDLTGDPPAPAPQVAGFSSRGPSLASGGDLLKPDISAPGVNVLAGVSTIGNHGAQFGFMSGTSMAAPHIAGFGPSCSASSPHGARRR encoded by the coding sequence TTGGAAAGAGCCCCTGCGGGGCGGGAGCCTCCGGAAGGCGGCGGCTTTGGCCGTGGGCTTGCCGCTGCTCCTGACCTCGCTGGCGATGAGCCCGCTACCGCGGCGCCCGCCGGGCAGAACACGGCAATCGCAGCAAAAAATACTGCGGCCACTGAATTCAAAGACGGCCGTTACGTTGTGGTCCTCACGGCCGAAGCTGCCGCAGCCTATGAGGGGGAGACTCCTGGCCTGGCTGCCACGAAACCGCAGAACGGCCGGAAACTGGATGCGGGCAGCCCCAATTACATGGCCTATGACGCACACCTTCGCACTACCCAACGGGACGTTGCCGCCGGGCAGGGCGTGACGCCGTCGAAACAGTTCACGGCTGCCCTCAACGGTTTCACGGCCGAACTGACCGCAGGCCAGGCGACCGAACTGTCCAAGGACGCCCGCGTGCTCGCCGTTGCGCCCGACGTCGAAAATGCCCCCGGCCACACCACCACCGACTTCCTGGAGCTCACCGGTCCGCAAGGCGCCTGGGCGACGCAATTCGGCGGTGAGGCCAACGCCGGAAAGGGCGTTGTGGTGGGCGTGATCGATTCAGGGTATGCCCCGGACAACCCGTTCCTGCAGGGCGAGCGGGTCCAGCCGCTCAGCGGGCAGGCCCAGGAGGGCGTGCCGTACCGCACCCCCGAAGGCAGGATTGCCATGCTCAAGGCCGACGGCACAACGTTCCAAGGCGAATGCCAGGTCGGTGTGGGCACCGGAGCGGCGTTCGACGGATCACTCTGCAACTCCAAGGTCATCAGCGCCCGCTACTTTGCCGATTCCTTCCTCCAATACGTCGCACCGGAACACCGCGCGCCGCAGGAACTGATCTCCCCGGTGGATGTGGGCAGCCACGGCACGCACACGGCCAGTACGGCAGCTGGAAACGCCAACATTGAGCAGGTGCTCGACGGCGTGAGCTTCGGCAAGAGCTCCGGCGTGGCACCCGCCGCAAAGGTTGCGGTCTACAAAATCTGCTGGGAAGATGACAGCCCGGCGACAGGCGGCTGCTACTCTTCCGCCGCGGTGGAAGCCATTGACGCTGCCGTCAAGGACGGTGTTGACGTGCTCAACTACTCGATTTCCGGCAACACGGACAGCACTACCGATCCCGTGGCCCTGGCGTTCCTCAACGCCGCCGCAGGAGGAGTCTTTGTCTCCGTGTCCGCGGGAAACTCCGGTCCCACGGCCTCCACGGTCAATCATGCGTCGCCGTGGCTGACCACAGTGGCCGCGTCCACTTTCCCCAGTGATCTGCTGGGCACCGTGGAGGTTTCCGATGGCACACTCTACCGGGGAGCGTCCATCATGAAGACCGAACTCACGGACAAGCCGGTGATTGTGGCCGCCGAAGCAGCGGCTGCCGGCGTCGCCAACGCCAGCCTCTGCGGCCCCGGCTCCCTGGACCCGGCCAAGGTTGCCGGCAAGGTGGTGGTCTGCGACCGCGGAGTTGTGGACCGCACGGCCAAGAGCCAGGAAGTCCAGGCCAAGGGCGGCGTGGGCATGGTCCTGGTGAACCTCACCGACAGTTCCGAAGACGCTGACAACCATGTCCTTCCCACCGTCCACGTGAACGCCCCCAAGAGCCTGGAGTTGAAGTCCAAGCTCGCCGCCAACACCGCGCTCACGGTCAGCCTCCGCAAGGGCGACCTCACCGGAGACCCGCCGGCACCTGCCCCGCAGGTGGCCGGGTTTTCGTCCCGCGGGCCCAGCCTGGCGTCCGGCGGCGACCTGCTCAAGCCGGACATCTCGGCCCCCGGCGTCAACGTCCTTGCCGGTGTATCCACCATCGGCAACCACGGCGCCCAGTTCGGGTTCATGTCAGGTACCTCCATGGCAGCACCCCACATCGCGGGATTCGGGCCCTCGTGCTCAGCAAGCAGCCCACATGGAGCCCGGCGACGGTGA
- a CDS encoding serine protease inhibitor yields MTGIEKITDGPNSVDLTIRRREEPSAGEYVFRLVAAAGRIMDGSSLPAPEAALAEVERFGADIFFPTPGPPKLCTQQYGGPQVAVVTGIFHGRRVHAMFKRTDGCEIGRWNSLAALLGGTPGASGQSRT; encoded by the coding sequence ATGACCGGCATCGAAAAGATAACGGATGGCCCGAACTCCGTTGACCTGACCATCAGGCGTCGGGAGGAACCGTCTGCCGGCGAATACGTCTTCCGGCTGGTTGCGGCGGCCGGCCGGATCATGGACGGCTCCTCCCTGCCGGCGCCTGAGGCCGCGCTGGCTGAGGTGGAGCGGTTCGGCGCGGACATCTTCTTCCCGACGCCAGGGCCGCCCAAGCTGTGCACGCAGCAGTACGGCGGGCCGCAGGTTGCCGTGGTTACCGGGATCTTCCATGGACGCCGGGTCCATGCCATGTTCAAGCGGACGGACGGCTGCGAGATCGGCCGCTGGAATTCGCTGGCTGCGCTGCTGGGCGGGACACCCGGGGCAAGCGGGCAGTCCCGGACATGA
- a CDS encoding SSI family serine proteinase inhibitor, with translation MRLLTLRPLLAVLALAGLAGLAACTPTPDGTGPSSASPTASSTASQGSSGSPAPDTETTVPAPSPSAPPAPSAGPGAGNAELAIMVKPSSTEPAVNYTLVCRDGLPTAESKHPKPEAACAALKNNAALLSPAPRSKDVACTQQYGGPQTATVTGIVDDTPVDVTFANTDGCEIAAWNAARDVLGASAGGT, from the coding sequence ATGCGCTTGCTGACACTACGGCCATTGCTGGCGGTCCTCGCCCTGGCCGGGCTGGCCGGACTCGCCGCGTGCACGCCCACGCCTGACGGGACAGGGCCTTCCTCCGCCAGCCCGACAGCCAGCTCTACCGCAAGCCAGGGCAGCTCCGGCTCCCCTGCTCCGGACACCGAGACCACCGTCCCTGCGCCGTCGCCTTCAGCGCCTCCGGCCCCTTCGGCCGGCCCCGGCGCCGGCAACGCCGAACTGGCCATCATGGTCAAGCCATCCTCTACGGAACCCGCGGTGAACTACACACTGGTCTGCCGCGACGGCCTCCCCACCGCTGAGAGCAAGCACCCCAAGCCGGAGGCTGCGTGCGCCGCGCTCAAGAACAACGCTGCCCTCCTCAGCCCGGCGCCCAGGAGCAAAGACGTCGCCTGCACCCAACAATATGGCGGCCCGCAGACCGCCACGGTGACCGGAATCGTTGATGATACTCCAGTGGATGTCACCTTCGCCAACACCGACGGCTGCGAAATCGCAGCCTGGAACGCAGCCCGGGACGTATTGGGTGCCAGTGCCGGAGGAACTTAG
- a CDS encoding FAD-binding oxidoreductase, whose product MHPQLAPQEIPALKLSVRGPVFAPTDAGFSDEVTAFNLAARHTPDLVVGAMDADDVAAAVAWAAQRGVSISVQSTGHGATNDIEGGLLISTRRMLELDIDPAGMTARAGAGVSWTAVMDATGPLGLMGLHGSTTDVGVVGYTLGGGLPVMGRKYGYASDHVTAFDLVTADGSRQRVTPESDPGLFSLLRGGKGNLGIVTALEFKLFPTGEFHAGGIHYPGAFAREVLSAFKDWAPTLPGDVSASLAFLRLPDLEVVPEPMRGQFFMHLRFAHQGTEAEVAELLRPMRACDPVAMDAVRPMPFSEVNSIHQDPEDPVPFRENGFMLSRLDDEAVEVLLELLGPGVDSSLLIADIRLMGGELSTKPAEGDCVGPRDAAFSYFGVGLAIPPAVDRLPGEHARIREALAPFSTGGTFINLHGHFGDAEDRARAWTPDAYARLVEAKAELDPQNLFRHGHGVESSL is encoded by the coding sequence ATGCACCCGCAGCTAGCTCCGCAGGAAATTCCCGCCCTTAAGCTCAGCGTCCGCGGCCCTGTCTTCGCACCGACGGATGCAGGCTTCAGCGACGAAGTTACGGCTTTCAACCTCGCTGCCAGGCACACGCCCGATCTGGTCGTGGGAGCGATGGATGCCGACGACGTCGCGGCGGCAGTTGCGTGGGCGGCCCAACGGGGCGTCTCAATTTCCGTGCAGTCCACCGGACACGGCGCCACCAACGACATCGAGGGCGGACTGCTCATCAGCACGCGGCGCATGCTGGAGCTGGACATCGACCCGGCCGGCATGACAGCCAGGGCAGGCGCCGGCGTCAGCTGGACGGCCGTGATGGATGCCACTGGGCCGCTGGGGCTGATGGGCCTCCACGGCTCCACCACCGACGTCGGAGTGGTGGGCTACACCCTTGGCGGCGGCCTGCCGGTCATGGGCCGTAAATACGGCTACGCCAGCGACCACGTCACTGCCTTTGACTTGGTCACTGCTGACGGTTCCCGGCAACGCGTGACGCCGGAAAGCGATCCGGGTCTGTTCTCGCTACTCCGCGGCGGCAAGGGAAATCTCGGCATTGTGACAGCCCTGGAATTCAAGCTATTTCCGACCGGGGAGTTCCATGCAGGAGGCATTCACTACCCAGGGGCGTTTGCCCGGGAAGTGCTTTCCGCATTCAAGGACTGGGCACCTACCCTCCCGGGCGACGTCTCGGCGTCGCTTGCCTTCCTGCGACTGCCTGACCTCGAGGTGGTCCCGGAGCCGATGCGCGGGCAGTTTTTCATGCACCTCCGTTTTGCGCACCAGGGCACGGAGGCGGAGGTCGCTGAACTGCTCCGGCCGATGCGGGCCTGCGACCCGGTAGCCATGGATGCCGTGCGCCCGATGCCGTTCTCGGAGGTGAACTCGATCCACCAGGATCCTGAGGATCCTGTCCCTTTCCGCGAAAACGGATTCATGCTGTCGCGCCTGGACGATGAAGCAGTGGAGGTGCTGCTTGAGCTGCTGGGGCCAGGTGTGGACAGCTCCCTGCTCATTGCCGATATACGGCTCATGGGAGGCGAGTTGTCCACGAAGCCCGCGGAAGGCGACTGCGTCGGACCGCGGGATGCCGCCTTCAGTTACTTCGGGGTCGGCCTGGCCATACCGCCGGCCGTGGACCGGCTCCCCGGGGAACACGCACGCATCCGCGAGGCGTTGGCCCCGTTCTCCACGGGTGGAACCTTCATCAACCTCCATGGGCATTTTGGCGATGCCGAGGACCGCGCCCGGGCGTGGACTCCCGACGCCTACGCCCGGCTTGTGGAGGCCAAGGCCGAGCTTGATCCGCAGAACCTCTTCAGGCACGGCCACGGGGTGGAATCCTCCCTCTGA
- a CDS encoding MarR family transcriptional regulator: protein MTATSDAVRQQDDDLLLEQQLCFALTVASRSVVGAYKPVLEKLGLTHPQYLVMLCLWESAPRTLRSISDALAQAPATISPLLRRLEEAGLVTRQRVDGNERSLAVGLTPAGSELRQQALAVPVTMMERLGLSREQVGELHKSMMGLIAATAARTRESKDDT, encoded by the coding sequence ATGACGGCAACTTCCGACGCCGTGCGGCAGCAGGACGATGACCTCCTCCTCGAGCAACAGCTCTGTTTTGCCCTCACCGTGGCGTCCAGAAGCGTGGTAGGCGCCTACAAGCCGGTCCTGGAAAAGCTGGGGCTCACCCACCCGCAGTATCTCGTGATGCTGTGCCTCTGGGAATCAGCGCCCCGCACCCTGCGCAGCATCAGTGACGCCCTGGCGCAGGCCCCGGCCACCATCTCACCGCTTCTCCGGCGGCTGGAGGAGGCCGGCTTGGTCACCCGTCAGCGGGTGGACGGAAACGAACGCAGCCTCGCCGTGGGCCTGACCCCCGCTGGCTCCGAGCTCCGGCAGCAGGCCCTGGCCGTCCCGGTCACCATGATGGAACGCCTGGGGTTGTCACGCGAGCAGGTTGGCGAGCTGCACAAGTCAATGATGGGACTCATCGCCGCCACCGCCGCACGCACCAGAGAGAGCAAAGACGACACGTAG